One region of Sporohalobacter salinus genomic DNA includes:
- a CDS encoding peptidase domain-containing ABC transporter: MGEEPNKKTLRSFIIIAKLNHISLNENQLDHRFALEDKDMTEKDLLRISKKVGLKAKSKTTNYDKILELPKPMLVENTDGKFIVLAKANEDEVLILDPDKKKSEKYSKDEFIEDWTGKVILVKDKDMRLENIKFGLKWFIPSILKYKKSFINVLIAAFTLQIIGLVSPFIIQTVIDKVLVHKAFTTLKVLMIGLFITIAFELFLSLARKYVFTHTTNRIDVILSSRVFNHLFKLPLSYFENRKVGVTISRVRQVENIRRFLTGAPLSTILDTLFLVVYIVVMYIYSTTLANIVMLSLPFFILVAAVITPLFKNNLKEKFRYGAEMQNFLVESVSGVKTIKSFALEPLSQKRWEDKVSDYVGASFKTSIIGGVSSAVSKFIQRTADMIILWVGAHLVISGEISVGQLVAFRMLSGRVSRPILRLVNLWQEFQQTSVSIERLSDIFNAEPEPHSDMEKAKLPQIKGQVEFENVTFRYRNDMPEVIRNMSFKVPAGKTIGVVGRSGSGKSTLTKLIQRLYIPEQGKIMIDGVDLSLADPYWLRRQIGIVLQESFLFNGSIKYNISVHKPGASLEEIVHCAKIAGAHEFILELPQGYDTQVGERGTSLSGGQRQRIAIARALLTDPPILIFDEATSSLDYESEKVVQQNLNRICQGRTVFIIAHRLSTTRDADAIMVLDKGNLKEFGSHRDLMNKEGLYHYLYTQQHKGEGDY; encoded by the coding sequence ATGGGAGAAGAACCAAACAAAAAGACATTGCGCAGTTTTATAATTATTGCTAAGTTAAATCATATATCTTTAAATGAAAATCAACTTGATCATAGATTTGCTCTTGAAGATAAAGATATGACAGAAAAAGACCTGCTGCGAATTAGTAAAAAGGTAGGGCTTAAGGCAAAGTCGAAAACAACTAACTATGACAAAATACTAGAATTACCCAAACCAATGTTGGTTGAAAATACAGATGGAAAGTTTATAGTTTTAGCTAAAGCTAACGAAGATGAGGTATTAATCCTTGACCCAGATAAGAAAAAATCAGAAAAATATTCTAAAGATGAATTTATTGAAGATTGGACTGGAAAGGTTATTTTAGTTAAAGATAAAGATATGAGGCTAGAAAATATAAAGTTTGGGTTAAAATGGTTTATTCCGTCTATCTTAAAATATAAAAAATCTTTTATTAATGTTTTAATAGCGGCTTTTACTTTACAGATAATTGGCTTAGTTTCACCGTTTATCATTCAGACAGTGATAGATAAAGTATTAGTACATAAAGCCTTTACAACTCTTAAAGTATTAATGATTGGACTATTTATTACTATTGCTTTTGAGCTGTTTCTTAGTTTAGCCAGAAAATATGTATTTACTCATACAACCAATAGAATAGATGTAATTTTAAGTTCAAGAGTATTTAACCATCTATTTAAATTGCCGTTAAGTTATTTTGAAAATAGAAAAGTAGGAGTAACAATTTCGAGAGTTAGACAGGTAGAAAATATTAGAAGGTTTTTAACAGGAGCTCCGTTATCTACTATATTGGATACTTTATTTTTAGTTGTGTATATTGTAGTTATGTATATTTACAGTACAACCTTAGCTAATATTGTAATGTTATCACTACCTTTCTTCATATTAGTAGCGGCAGTCATAACTCCGCTCTTTAAGAACAATCTAAAGGAAAAGTTTAGGTATGGGGCAGAGATGCAAAACTTTCTAGTAGAGTCTGTCTCCGGAGTTAAAACTATAAAATCCTTTGCTTTAGAGCCTTTAAGTCAGAAAAGATGGGAAGATAAAGTTTCAGATTATGTAGGAGCTTCTTTTAAGACATCCATAATTGGCGGAGTATCTAGTGCAGTTAGTAAATTCATTCAAAGAACGGCAGATATGATAATTTTATGGGTAGGTGCCCATCTTGTTATTAGCGGAGAGATTAGTGTTGGACAACTTGTAGCTTTTAGAATGTTATCAGGTAGAGTCAGTAGACCAATTCTTAGGTTAGTCAATCTATGGCAGGAATTTCAGCAGACTAGCGTATCAATAGAAAGGCTTAGTGATATTTTTAATGCCGAGCCAGAACCACATTCAGATATGGAGAAGGCTAAATTGCCTCAGATTAAAGGACAAGTTGAATTTGAGAATGTAACCTTTAGATATAGAAATGATATGCCAGAAGTAATTCGGAATATGTCATTTAAAGTTCCAGCGGGTAAAACTATCGGCGTAGTAGGAAGAAGTGGCTCAGGGAAAAGTACCTTAACTAAGCTTATTCAACGGCTTTATATTCCCGAGCAAGGTAAAATTATGATTGATGGAGTAGATTTATCATTGGCTGATCCATATTGGCTAAGGAGACAGATTGGAATAGTTTTACAAGAAAGCTTTTTATTTAATGGTTCAATCAAATATAATATATCTGTTCATAAACCGGGAGCCAGCCTAGAAGAAATAGTTCATTGTGCCAAAATAGCTGGAGCCCATGAATTTATATTAGAATTACCTCAAGGCTATGATACTCAGGTTGGAGAAAGAGGAACATCTCTATCAGGAGGGCAAAGACAGCGAATTGCTATAGCACGCGCTTTATTAACTGATCCACCAATACTTATTTTCGATGAAGCTACATCGTCACTTGATTATGAATCAGAAAAAGTAGTTCAACAGAATTTGAATAGGATATGTCAAGGTCGGACTGTCTTTATTATAGCTCATAGACTTTCTACTACAAGAGATGCTGATGCAATAATGGTATTAGATAAAGGTAATTTAAAAGAATTTGGTTCTCATAGAGACTTAATGAATAAAGAAGGATTATACCATTATCTTTATACTCAACAACATAAAGGAGAGGGGGATTATTAA
- a CDS encoding HlyD family type I secretion periplasmic adaptor subunit encodes MLFNNRDIKTEFLPSALEIIESPASPLGKLTIWLIFLLIMSAIIWSIVGKVDKVAVVRGKVIPDGNVKVSQSLEGGVVTNINCVEGEKVKKGELLVKLDSSLVKKELEKVRDSLNVTKLERKLLLAALNEDKELIRKILKKDVDLTINKDILKRQIKYKNLIEENNRKKQDNYQLQLERSMEEYNMAKKKLAKIEAKIDMLQKKVDKKETLYKKGAIPEKELIDKKNELKLARYEHDLQSNKIDYQEDQLALSKSQKGVYKVKYKKDIFKKIVKKDKEIQQLKKEEAKLTEKLERKNLKAPVDGIVHEIKVNTVGGVVTSAKPIISIVPKDMPRIIEAKALNRDIGFIEKGDDVEIKLDTFPFQKYGTIKGKVTYISPDAVKDKKMGYVYKVLVEPKTETISVDNKEVRISPGMTVKGEIKTGKRRIIEFFLPAIDYIKESFELR; translated from the coding sequence ATGTTATTTAATAACAGAGATATTAAAACCGAGTTTTTACCTTCGGCGTTAGAAATTATAGAATCTCCGGCTTCCCCTCTTGGCAAATTAACTATTTGGTTGATATTTCTTTTAATAATGAGTGCTATCATTTGGTCTATAGTAGGGAAAGTAGATAAAGTAGCAGTAGTTAGAGGAAAGGTCATTCCCGATGGAAATGTTAAAGTTAGCCAGTCATTAGAAGGAGGCGTTGTAACTAACATTAATTGTGTTGAGGGAGAGAAAGTAAAGAAAGGAGAATTATTAGTTAAACTTGATTCTTCTCTTGTAAAAAAAGAATTAGAGAAAGTAAGGGATTCTCTTAATGTTACTAAACTTGAAAGAAAGCTGTTATTAGCAGCTCTAAATGAAGATAAAGAGCTAATTCGAAAAATCTTAAAAAAAGATGTAGATTTAACAATAAATAAAGATATTCTTAAACGTCAGATCAAATATAAAAATTTAATCGAAGAAAACAATAGAAAGAAACAGGATAACTATCAACTGCAGTTAGAAAGATCTATGGAAGAGTATAATATGGCGAAAAAAAAGTTAGCGAAAATAGAAGCAAAAATAGATATGCTTCAAAAGAAAGTTGATAAAAAGGAAACCTTATATAAAAAAGGTGCAATTCCTGAAAAAGAACTTATAGATAAAAAGAATGAATTAAAACTTGCCCGCTATGAACATGATTTACAATCAAACAAAATTGATTATCAAGAAGACCAATTGGCTCTTAGCAAAAGTCAGAAAGGTGTTTATAAAGTAAAATACAAAAAAGATATCTTTAAAAAAATAGTTAAAAAGGATAAAGAGATACAACAATTAAAAAAAGAAGAAGCAAAATTAACCGAAAAATTAGAGAGGAAGAATCTAAAAGCTCCTGTAGATGGAATAGTTCATGAAATTAAAGTTAATACAGTTGGGGGAGTAGTTACTTCAGCTAAGCCAATTATTAGTATAGTTCCTAAAGATATGCCTCGTATTATAGAAGCAAAAGCGCTTAATAGAGACATAGGTTTTATTGAAAAAGGAGACGATGTAGAGATTAAATTGGATACTTTTCCTTTTCAAAAATATGGAACTATAAAAGGGAAAGTAACTTATATAAGTCCCGATGCAGTGAAAGATAAAAAGATGGGATATGTATATAAAGTATTAGTTGAACCTAAAACAGAAACTATTTCTGTAGACAACAAAGAAGTTCGTATTTCACCAGGAATGACAGTTAAAGGAGAAATAAAAACTGGCAAGAGAAGAATAATTGAATTCTTCTTACCAGCTATTGATTACATTAAGGAAAGCTTTGAATTAAGATAA